A genomic window from Triticum urartu cultivar G1812 chromosome 7, Tu2.1, whole genome shotgun sequence includes:
- the LOC125519172 gene encoding feruloyl esterase A-like, translating to MEREPPVQGPPSAAAAYGSPHRRAWKRCVHSGHHDSATWGHATAADFAPVPRMCRLVMANYAPPDLLAAVPLLLDPSNVVRRCTYADTGGRVTPYLVYLDHAHADFVLALRGLNLGRESDYALLLDNRLGKRRFDGGYVHNGLLRAADWVLDRECDLLRDLLDRYPAYTLTFTGHSLGAGVAAMLTMVIVLNLDKLGKVERGRTRCYAMAPARCMSLNLAVRYADVINSVVLQPASRVIDEDYCGPMGVVLFNYPEADFTVKPRDRVIEIIVQVIATQEVPGVEDLDATVRRSPRWRTTPPS from the exons ATGGAGAGGGAGCCGCCCGTGCAGGGCccccccagcgccgccgccgcctacgGCTCGCCCCACCGCAGGGCGTGGAAGCGGTGCGTCCACTCCGGCCACCACGACAGCGCCACCTGGGGCCACGCCACCGCCGCCGACTTCGCGCCCGTGCCCAGGATGTGCCGCCTTGTCATGGCCAACTACGCCCCGCCCGACCTCCTCGCCGCGGTGCCCCTCCTCCTCGACCCCTCAAACGTCGTGCGCCGCTGCACCTACGCGGACACGGGGGGCCGGGTCACACCCTACCTCGTCTACCTCGACCACGCGCACGCCGACTTCGTGCTCGCGCTGCGCGGCCTCAACCTCGGCCGCGAGTCCGACTACGCGCTGCTCCTCGACAACCGCCTCGGCAAGCGCCGCTTCGACGGCGGCTACGTCCACAACGGCCTCCTCCGTGCCGCCGACTGGGTGCTCGACAGGGAGTGCGACCTGCTCCGGGACCTCCTCGACCGGTACCCCGCCTACACGCTCACCTTCACGGGCCACTCCCTCGGCGCCGGTGTCGCCGCCATGCTCACCATGGTCATCGTGCTCAACCTCGACAAGCTCGGCAAGGTCGAGAGGGGCCGCACCAGGTGCTACGCCATGGCCCCCGCCCGCTGTATGTCGCTCAACCTCGCCGTCAGATACGCCGATGTCATCAACTCCGTCGTGCTGCAG CCAGCTTCTAG GGTGATCGACGAGGACTACTGCGGCCCGATGGGAGTCGTGCTCTTCAACTACCCGGAGGCAGACTTCACCGTGAAGCCCCGCGACCGTGTCATAGAGATTATCGTCCAGGTGATTGCGACGCAGGAGGTCCCCGGGGTGGAGGACCTCGACGCCACCGTCCGGAGGTCACCGAGGTGGAGGACGACGCCACCATCCTGA